The following proteins are encoded in a genomic region of Maribacter hydrothermalis:
- a CDS encoding aminotransferase class III-fold pyridoxal phosphate-dependent enzyme: MDYNKLNITTIQAVKIAWNLFRIKGTAKALPGELDFNFKISDDNGSDYILKISRPDEKESYLNFQQEILQHLSLNAKDLITPKVITDFKGNSISEFVDDYGQLRKVRLLSWIQGRVWSGINPQLDDLRYSLGRQCGKLTKALQGFIHPEANRDFEWDVAQGAWTEKHIDLFKDEEKEILTYFQNTFKNAQPAYSTLRKAVMHNDANDNNIIVTASLVAPKVVSAIDYGDSVYTQIINDLAITCAYAIMHHNDPLQAALPIVKGYHKNFSLTPQELEHLYICIAMRLVISVTKSAINKITEPDNSYLLISEAPAWELLKKWRKVSADYAYYSFREVCGFNSHPKEKKFNIWARGKNLNLSQLFPTLQKNQVHHIDLSVSSKWLGHESEFNDLDFFQYKLDKLQKQHPENILAGGYMEPRSFYTASSFEKIGNHGRENRTIHLGVDFWLSSNTPVHAILNGEVVTSVFDNSFKNYGGLLILKHNEGDLIFYTLYGHLSKSSITKIKTGDQIKMGDHIGNLGESTENGNWAPHLHFQVMLSMLDYKLDFPGVAYFNQKQVWQGICPNPMLLFKNNEIEVKSEIPNDELITYRKNHLGKSLSLQYKVPVKMVRGSGQYLLDQYGRKYLDTVNNVAHVGHEHSAVVKVGQQQMALINTNSRYLHDNINELAQELLETMPKELSVLHFVNSGSEANELAIRMVKSVTNEKDIIASEVGYHGNSNMCIDISSYKFDGKGGKGAPEHTHIFPLPDSFRGKYKGENTGELYAKEVKKQIDIVQSKGRGIGALIVEPIISCGGQIELPKGFLQKAYQYIRAAGGLCISDEVQVGCGRLGKTFWGFQLHNVIPDIITIGKPLGNGHPLAAVACTPEVAEKFANGMEYFNTFGGNPVSCAIGAEVLRTVKREGLQNHALKIGEYLKTELQKLAIEFQIIGDVRGQGLFLGFELVDFENNPLGKHADYLANRMKDHGILLSTDGPDHNVIKIKPPMVFTKENAQELIFYLKKILAENFMTTY; encoded by the coding sequence ATGGATTATAATAAGTTGAACATAACCACTATACAAGCTGTAAAAATTGCCTGGAATCTTTTTAGAATTAAAGGTACCGCTAAGGCACTTCCCGGAGAATTGGATTTTAATTTTAAGATAAGTGACGATAACGGTAGTGATTATATTCTCAAAATATCAAGACCTGATGAGAAGGAAAGTTATTTGAATTTTCAGCAAGAAATTTTACAACATTTATCTTTAAACGCCAAAGATTTAATAACCCCAAAAGTAATAACGGATTTTAAAGGTAACTCCATTTCAGAATTTGTAGATGATTATGGACAACTTAGAAAAGTTAGACTCTTGTCTTGGATACAAGGAAGGGTTTGGAGTGGGATAAATCCGCAATTAGATGACCTTAGATATAGTTTAGGCAGGCAATGCGGAAAGTTGACCAAAGCATTACAAGGTTTTATCCATCCAGAAGCAAACCGAGATTTTGAATGGGATGTTGCGCAAGGTGCTTGGACGGAGAAGCATATAGATTTGTTTAAAGATGAGGAAAAGGAAATTCTTACCTATTTTCAGAATACATTCAAAAATGCACAGCCTGCTTATTCAACATTAAGGAAGGCGGTAATGCATAATGATGCCAATGATAATAATATCATTGTTACGGCGAGCCTGGTAGCTCCTAAAGTCGTTTCTGCTATAGACTATGGAGATTCGGTTTATACTCAAATTATTAATGATTTGGCTATAACATGTGCCTATGCTATAATGCACCATAATGACCCTCTACAAGCTGCCTTGCCCATTGTTAAGGGATATCATAAAAACTTTAGCTTAACACCGCAGGAATTGGAGCATTTATATATTTGCATAGCAATGCGTTTGGTGATTTCTGTGACCAAATCGGCCATTAATAAGATTACTGAACCTGATAATTCTTATTTATTAATTAGTGAAGCACCTGCTTGGGAACTTTTGAAAAAATGGCGTAAAGTAAGTGCTGATTATGCATATTATAGTTTTAGGGAAGTGTGTGGTTTTAATAGTCATCCCAAGGAGAAGAAATTTAATATTTGGGCAAGGGGCAAGAACTTAAATTTATCTCAACTTTTTCCAACGCTACAGAAAAATCAAGTTCATCATATTGATCTTAGTGTATCTAGCAAATGGCTTGGGCATGAAAGTGAATTTAATGATTTGGATTTTTTTCAATATAAATTAGATAAACTTCAAAAGCAACATCCTGAAAATATATTGGCCGGGGGATATATGGAACCAAGGTCATTTTATACTGCATCCAGTTTTGAGAAAATAGGCAACCACGGCAGAGAAAATAGAACCATACATTTAGGAGTAGATTTTTGGTTGTCTTCAAATACCCCAGTCCATGCAATATTAAACGGTGAAGTTGTAACATCGGTGTTTGATAATAGTTTTAAAAACTATGGAGGCTTACTCATTTTAAAGCACAACGAGGGTGATCTAATATTTTATACTTTATATGGTCACTTATCTAAAAGTAGTATAACAAAAATTAAAACTGGCGACCAAATAAAAATGGGTGACCATATTGGTAATTTAGGTGAGTCTACTGAAAATGGTAATTGGGCGCCTCATCTTCATTTTCAAGTAATGCTATCAATGTTAGATTACAAATTAGATTTTCCCGGAGTCGCCTACTTTAATCAAAAGCAAGTTTGGCAGGGAATCTGTCCAAATCCGATGTTACTTTTTAAAAACAATGAAATTGAAGTGAAAAGTGAAATTCCTAATGATGAGCTCATTACTTATCGAAAAAATCATTTAGGTAAAAGTTTAAGTTTACAATATAAAGTACCTGTTAAAATGGTGCGCGGATCTGGACAGTACCTTCTAGATCAGTATGGCAGAAAGTATTTAGATACGGTAAACAATGTTGCTCATGTGGGTCACGAGCATTCAGCGGTGGTAAAGGTAGGTCAACAACAAATGGCTTTGATAAATACCAATTCCCGCTATCTACATGACAATATTAACGAACTGGCCCAAGAACTACTTGAAACCATGCCAAAAGAACTTTCTGTGCTTCATTTTGTAAATTCTGGAAGTGAAGCCAATGAGTTGGCAATAAGGATGGTAAAATCCGTAACCAATGAAAAAGATATAATTGCTTCGGAGGTAGGTTATCATGGCAACTCGAATATGTGTATAGATATAAGTTCTTACAAGTTTGATGGTAAAGGAGGAAAAGGAGCCCCGGAACATACCCATATTTTTCCATTGCCAGATTCGTTTCGCGGAAAATATAAAGGAGAAAATACGGGCGAATTGTATGCAAAAGAAGTAAAGAAACAGATTGACATTGTGCAATCTAAGGGTCGTGGAATTGGCGCATTAATAGTTGAACCAATTATAAGCTGTGGAGGGCAAATAGAATTGCCTAAAGGTTTTTTACAAAAGGCGTATCAGTATATTAGAGCAGCAGGCGGACTTTGTATATCAGATGAGGTACAAGTAGGTTGTGGACGATTAGGTAAAACATTTTGGGGTTTTCAATTGCATAACGTAATTCCCGATATTATTACAATTGGCAAGCCTTTAGGAAATGGCCATCCATTAGCGGCAGTGGCCTGCACTCCAGAAGTAGCGGAAAAGTTTGCAAATGGTATGGAATACTTTAACACCTTTGGGGGGAATCCGGTTTCATGTGCAATTGGTGCGGAAGTGCTTAGAACAGTAAAAAGGGAGGGCTTGCAAAACCATGCGCTGAAAATAGGAGAATATCTAAAAACAGAACTACAAAAATTAGCCATTGAATTTCAAATAATTGGTGATGTTAGAGGGCAAGGACTTTTCTTAGGTTTTGAATTGGTAGATTTTGAAAATAACCCGCTTGGTAAACACGCGGATTATTTGGCAAACAGAATGAAAGACCATGGTATTTTACTGAGTACAGACGGACCCGACCATAATGTTATAAAGATAAAGCCACCTATGGTTTTTACTAAAGAAAACGCACAAGAGCTTATTTTTTATCTTAAAAAAATTCTTGCTGAGAACTTTATGACTACCTATTAA
- a CDS encoding DUF7738 domain-containing protein, with product MGLFDFRDVNKRKKKKDRVIIACTPSGILINDTPISFPTNYTILKNILGEASRIEPIKQTKNNVYLWDDLGIYCSTADAQKMLMILLVEDNRYGLGHQPKSNFTGIVTIDDKPIAENIQNVSQDRPYMIRSINKENNQVAIALGWNPGI from the coding sequence ATGGGACTATTTGATTTTAGGGACGTAAATAAAAGAAAAAAAAAGAAGGATAGGGTAATCATTGCTTGTACACCCTCTGGAATTCTTATTAACGATACGCCTATTAGTTTTCCTACAAACTACACCATCCTAAAGAATATATTAGGCGAGGCCTCTAGAATAGAACCTATTAAACAAACCAAAAACAACGTATATCTATGGGACGACCTTGGCATCTATTGCTCCACCGCCGATGCCCAGAAAATGTTAATGATATTGCTGGTAGAAGACAATAGATATGGCTTGGGACATCAACCAAAATCAAACTTCACCGGGATTGTAACAATAGACGACAAACCTATTGCCGAAAACATACAAAACGTGTCTCAAGACAGACCGTATATGATTCGTTCAATTAACAAAGAGAATAATCAAGTTGCAATTGCCTTAGGTTGGAATCCAGGAATTTAA
- a CDS encoding alginate export family protein, producing the protein MLNQRLFILLLFLIILGFIPLSAQTLEVDADVRARFEYRHGFNNLFPDNADPAAFVNQRTRLDFNYTAEKLQLFIAVQDVSIWGDTRQILAVDGNDSFSLFEAWGQLQLNENWSTKLGRQVISYDDQRIFGGLDWAMQGRFHDAAIIKYKKGDFMLDLGGAFSQESERNAGNDFNIQGFFTYKAMQYAYLKKTWEKSSASLLFLNTGFQDFDINNSADGVSYRHTMGSYFKFPVQNVNFAGSAYYQFGKANAVTDLAAYQLALEGTYKANKILYGLGVEVLSGTDQDGATDNNSFFPLYGTNHKFNGFMDYFYVGNHANNVGLNDVYAKAIFTTGEKSNLLVKAHYFSANADLIGNADAYLGTEIDVVYTRALMKNVKLNVGYSQMFASESMSLIKGGTPNDNTNNWGWVQLIVNPNLFKTDLGASN; encoded by the coding sequence ATGCTCAATCAAAGACTTTTCATTCTATTACTTTTTTTAATCATTCTAGGTTTTATTCCATTATCAGCACAAACACTAGAAGTAGATGCCGATGTTAGAGCCCGTTTTGAATACCGCCATGGATTCAACAACTTATTTCCAGACAATGCAGATCCTGCCGCTTTCGTAAATCAACGCACACGATTAGACTTTAATTATACCGCAGAAAAACTACAATTATTCATTGCTGTTCAAGATGTAAGTATTTGGGGTGACACAAGGCAAATTTTAGCTGTAGATGGCAACGATTCATTTTCCTTATTTGAGGCATGGGGCCAATTGCAGCTCAACGAAAACTGGTCTACCAAGTTAGGCCGTCAAGTGATTTCTTATGATGACCAACGTATTTTTGGTGGATTGGACTGGGCCATGCAGGGACGATTTCATGATGCCGCCATTATAAAATATAAGAAAGGTGATTTTATGCTGGATTTGGGCGGTGCCTTTAGTCAAGAATCAGAACGAAATGCAGGTAACGATTTCAATATTCAAGGTTTTTTTACCTATAAGGCTATGCAATACGCCTATCTAAAAAAAACTTGGGAAAAGAGTAGTGCGAGTCTTCTTTTCTTAAATACAGGATTTCAAGATTTTGATATTAACAATAGTGCAGACGGTGTTTCCTACAGACATACAATGGGGTCTTATTTTAAATTCCCAGTACAGAACGTAAACTTCGCAGGTAGTGCCTATTATCAGTTTGGAAAAGCAAATGCTGTAACGGATTTAGCTGCCTACCAACTTGCTCTGGAGGGTACCTACAAGGCAAATAAAATACTTTATGGCTTAGGTGTTGAAGTGTTAAGTGGAACAGATCAAGATGGTGCTACTGACAATAATTCTTTCTTCCCACTATATGGCACCAATCACAAGTTTAATGGTTTTATGGATTATTTTTACGTAGGAAACCATGCCAATAATGTGGGACTTAATGATGTGTATGCCAAAGCTATATTTACTACTGGAGAAAAATCTAACCTTTTGGTGAAAGCGCATTATTTTAGTGCCAATGCGGACCTTATAGGAAATGCTGATGCGTATTTAGGTACGGAAATAGATGTAGTGTATACCCGAGCATTAATGAAAAACGTGAAGCTAAATGTTGGCTACTCCCAAATGTTTGCCTCCGAAAGCATGAGTTTAATAAAAGGCGGAACACCCAATGATAATACCAATAATTGGGGATGGGTTCAATTGATCGTTAACCCGAATCTTTTTAAAACTGACTTGGGTGCATCAAATTAA
- the moaA gene encoding GTP 3',8-cyclase MoaA, with amino-acid sequence MMKPSSILTDTFGREHTYLRISLTERCNLRCTYCMPADGIALSPKSHIMTYEEIYTIAKEFVDNGVTKIRLTGGEPLVRKDVGLIMEKLATLPVELAITTNGVIVDKFIEQFKKIGLRKINVSLDSLNNDKNTAITRRDYFTKVYNNIQLLIKEGFDVKVNCVLMKGFNEHEIIDFIELTKTHPLQIRFIEFMPFDGNKWNLDKLVSLEDILKEVYSHYDVNSFVRLKDAPNDTAKNYQIKNYKGSFAVISSVTNPFCDSCNRIRLTANGQLKNCLFSTSESDLLTPLREGKSIATVIQKAVLAKKKIRSGMETLEQFKDPDSHNNRSMIAIGG; translated from the coding sequence ATGATGAAACCTAGCTCTATTTTGACCGATACTTTTGGCAGGGAACATACCTATTTACGTATATCACTTACAGAACGCTGTAATCTTCGGTGTACGTATTGTATGCCCGCGGATGGGATTGCGCTTTCGCCAAAGTCCCATATCATGACCTATGAGGAAATCTATACCATTGCCAAAGAATTTGTTGACAACGGCGTAACCAAGATCCGACTTACGGGCGGGGAACCCTTGGTGCGTAAAGATGTGGGCCTGATTATGGAAAAATTGGCCACACTTCCCGTGGAATTAGCCATTACTACTAACGGGGTCATCGTTGACAAGTTTATCGAACAGTTCAAAAAAATCGGTCTGCGGAAAATAAATGTCAGTTTGGATTCTTTAAATAATGATAAAAATACGGCCATAACCCGTAGAGATTATTTTACCAAAGTCTATAACAATATACAATTGTTGATCAAGGAAGGTTTTGACGTAAAAGTCAATTGTGTTCTCATGAAGGGCTTTAATGAACACGAGATTATAGATTTCATCGAACTTACAAAAACACATCCCTTGCAGATTCGTTTTATTGAGTTTATGCCTTTTGATGGTAACAAATGGAATTTGGACAAATTGGTTTCGCTCGAAGATATCTTAAAGGAAGTCTATTCGCATTACGATGTAAATAGTTTTGTTCGCCTCAAGGATGCGCCTAACGATACCGCCAAGAACTATCAAATAAAGAACTATAAGGGCTCATTTGCGGTCATTAGTTCGGTAACCAATCCGTTTTGCGATAGTTGTAATAGAATACGGTTAACGGCTAACGGGCAACTTAAAAACTGTCTGTTCTCCACCTCGGAATCCGATTTGCTTACACCGCTGAGAGAAGGAAAATCGATAGCTACCGTAATTCAAAAAGCGGTACTGGCCAAGAAAAAAATCCGCAGCGGGATGGAAACTTTGGAGCAATTTAAAGACCCAGATTCGCATAATAACAGAAGCATGATTGCCATTGGGGGATAA
- the moaCB gene encoding bifunctional molybdenum cofactor biosynthesis protein MoaC/MoaB has product MVDITHKSSTLRTATAQAIVKVSRQETIEAILNKTVPKGDVLAMSKAAGLLGVKKTPELLPDCHPLPIEFTGIEYEINGLEITVLVTVKTIYKTGVEVEAMHGASVVALNMYDMLKPIDKDIELFHIKLVEKKGGKSSFQDKFRRDLNAVIIVCSDSITEGKKEDRAGKAIIAKLEECAVNIQDYIIIPDEAAIIQEKAKHYQANGADLIIYTGGTGLSMRDVTPEALKPLLDRTIPGIEEAIRKYGQERMPYAMLSRSVAGTIKNTLVLALPGSTNGARESMDAIFPSVLHVFRILKGARH; this is encoded by the coding sequence ATGGTAGATATCACTCATAAAAGCAGTACGCTACGTACAGCAACGGCGCAGGCCATCGTAAAAGTGAGTCGCCAAGAAACGATCGAGGCGATTCTAAACAAGACTGTGCCCAAGGGCGATGTTTTAGCCATGAGTAAGGCAGCGGGACTACTTGGTGTTAAAAAAACGCCCGAACTATTGCCCGATTGTCATCCCTTGCCCATAGAATTTACAGGAATCGAATACGAGATTAACGGTTTGGAAATTACCGTTCTGGTGACCGTAAAGACCATTTATAAAACTGGTGTTGAGGTTGAGGCCATGCATGGGGCAAGTGTCGTAGCTCTTAATATGTACGATATGCTAAAACCAATAGATAAAGATATTGAATTGTTTCATATTAAACTTGTAGAGAAAAAAGGAGGGAAATCTAGTTTTCAGGATAAATTTAGGCGGGATCTTAATGCTGTTATTATTGTCTGTTCCGATTCTATTACAGAAGGAAAAAAAGAGGACAGGGCAGGTAAAGCTATCATTGCCAAATTAGAAGAATGCGCTGTTAACATACAAGATTATATCATTATTCCAGATGAGGCAGCCATCATTCAGGAAAAGGCGAAACACTACCAAGCCAATGGGGCAGATTTAATTATTTACACCGGCGGAACGGGGTTGTCTATGCGTGATGTTACGCCAGAGGCATTGAAACCTTTGTTGGACAGAACCATTCCTGGAATAGAGGAAGCTATTCGGAAATATGGACAGGAAAGAATGCCTTATGCTATGCTTTCTAGAAGTGTGGCGGGAACCATAAAAAATACTTTGGTTTTGGCATTACCGGGCTCTACTAATGGTGCACGGGAATCTATGGATGCTATATTTCCATCAGTATTACATGTTTTTAGAATTTTAAAAGGTGCGAGACACTAA
- a CDS encoding molybdenum cofactor biosynthesis protein MoaE: protein MEYKNVFVKGAIASEFIANSIAKHQSKTNIGAHNIFLGQVRADEIDGKAVAAIEYSAYEKMANKKFHEIREATFNKYNLTCMHIYHSLGVVKTGDICLFVFVSSPRRKIVFEALEYVVEAIKAEVPVFGKEVFDDKSHQWKVNS, encoded by the coding sequence ATGGAGTATAAAAACGTATTTGTAAAAGGGGCCATTGCATCGGAATTTATAGCCAATTCCATTGCCAAACATCAATCAAAAACAAACATTGGTGCACACAATATTTTTTTAGGGCAAGTACGTGCCGATGAGATAGACGGTAAGGCTGTTGCCGCCATAGAATATTCCGCCTATGAAAAAATGGCAAACAAGAAATTTCACGAAATACGAGAGGCGACGTTTAATAAGTACAACTTAACCTGTATGCATATTTACCATAGTTTAGGAGTTGTAAAAACAGGCGACATTTGTCTGTTCGTATTCGTGTCCTCTCCACGGAGAAAAATAGTTTTTGAGGCATTGGAATATGTTGTAGAAGCCATTAAGGCAGAGGTCCCTGTTTTTGGGAAAGAGGTTTTTGATGACAAATCACATCAATGGAAAGTAAACAGCTAG
- a CDS encoding MoaD/ThiS family protein: MTIEIHYFGMLAEVTGSRSEMVVVTAVSIADLKEFLIGKYPDLLNKDFVIAQNQELVSGDTVLTGQEIALLPPFAGG, encoded by the coding sequence ATGACTATTGAAATCCACTATTTTGGTATGCTTGCAGAGGTAACGGGATCTCGTTCGGAAATGGTAGTGGTTACCGCGGTTTCTATAGCAGATTTAAAGGAATTTTTAATAGGTAAATATCCAGATTTACTAAATAAAGATTTTGTAATAGCCCAAAATCAGGAATTGGTTTCGGGAGATACTGTACTTACCGGACAAGAAATAGCACTTTTGCCTCCTTTTGCAGGAGGTTGA
- a CDS encoding winged helix-turn-helix domain-containing protein, producing the protein MIDYKIKSRIWIEVGDNVLLGEGRVRLLKEIDATGSLSKAAKSIGMSYKKAWTLIDAVNKSAKEAVVVTSVGGQNGGGTIITPYGKNLIRAFDRINTKCWSFLDQELQTLEGI; encoded by the coding sequence ATGATAGATTATAAAATTAAGAGTAGAATATGGATAGAGGTAGGGGACAATGTTTTGCTGGGTGAGGGGAGAGTACGATTGTTAAAGGAAATAGATGCAACTGGATCGTTATCAAAAGCCGCAAAGTCAATTGGAATGTCGTATAAAAAAGCATGGACTCTTATAGATGCCGTTAACAAATCGGCCAAAGAAGCAGTTGTCGTTACATCGGTAGGAGGACAAAATGGAGGAGGCACCATAATTACACCGTATGGTAAAAACCTAATTCGTGCTTTTGATAGAATAAATACAAAATGTTGGTCATTTTTAGACCAAGAGCTTCAAACTTTAGAAGGTATTTAA
- a CDS encoding molybdopterin molybdotransferase MoeA — MIDTATALELVLLHGSKQTEIIEISLKDALDHVLAEDVISRIDLPPFRQSAMDGYALSNTNSLTYSLIGEIQAGDSVNPNLKIGEAVRIFTGAPVPDTANVVVMQEKVVISGDTILVNGSLVSDMNIRTKGEQIKIGDIALNKGTIVKGVHIGFLASLGVVKVRVYKKPSIAIVVTGNELVRPGSVLSYGEIYESNGAMLTSVLEELGYNRTTVIAIKDDLNKTIKTLKDTINDYDIMIVTGGVSVGDYDFVGKALEVIGVQKIFHGVKQKPGKPLFFGKKERTSIFGLPGNPAAALTCFYIYVYPLLKKYEGAQQVNLTSVTLPLLNDYTVLGSRAQFLKARLQGSGVEVLTGQSSAMVKSIVEANVLVFLPEHSSNKKKGENVKTILLPNK; from the coding sequence ATGATAGACACTGCTACAGCTTTGGAATTGGTTTTGTTACACGGCTCAAAACAAACAGAGATTATAGAAATTTCGCTAAAAGATGCATTGGACCATGTTCTAGCAGAAGATGTTATTTCAAGAATAGATTTACCGCCGTTTAGGCAATCTGCCATGGATGGCTATGCTTTATCTAATACTAATTCACTTACATATTCTTTAATTGGCGAAATTCAGGCAGGCGATAGTGTCAACCCAAATTTAAAGATAGGAGAGGCGGTTAGGATATTTACAGGAGCTCCAGTGCCCGATACCGCCAATGTAGTAGTGATGCAGGAGAAAGTGGTCATTTCTGGCGATACCATTTTAGTAAACGGTTCCTTGGTGTCAGATATGAATATAAGGACCAAAGGGGAACAGATAAAAATAGGTGATATTGCCCTGAATAAAGGAACTATCGTTAAGGGCGTACATATTGGCTTCCTTGCCAGTTTGGGGGTAGTTAAAGTTAGGGTTTATAAAAAACCATCCATAGCAATCGTTGTTACAGGGAACGAGCTCGTGCGTCCCGGTAGCGTGTTGTCTTATGGAGAAATATATGAATCTAACGGTGCAATGCTTACCTCTGTTCTAGAGGAACTAGGCTATAACAGAACTACGGTTATTGCTATTAAGGATGATCTTAATAAAACTATTAAAACCCTAAAGGATACCATTAATGATTATGATATTATGATTGTTACGGGAGGGGTTTCTGTAGGTGACTATGATTTTGTAGGGAAGGCATTAGAAGTTATTGGTGTACAAAAGATTTTTCATGGCGTAAAACAGAAACCGGGCAAGCCTCTTTTTTTCGGAAAAAAAGAGCGAACAAGTATATTTGGCTTGCCAGGGAATCCCGCAGCGGCACTTACTTGTTTTTATATATATGTATATCCGCTTTTGAAAAAATATGAGGGTGCACAGCAAGTAAATCTTACCAGTGTTACACTGCCATTGTTGAATGATTATACCGTTCTTGGTTCTAGGGCGCAATTTTTAAAAGCAAGGTTACAAGGTTCAGGTGTTGAAGTTTTAACAGGGCAAAGTTCCGCCATGGTCAAGTCTATTGTAGAAGCCAATGTGCTCGTTTTCTTACCCGAGCATTCTTCGAATAAAAAGAAAGGTGAAAACGTAAAAACAATTTTACTGCCCAATAAATAA